Within the Kineosporia corallincola genome, the region CTGCCACGGCGGCCTGGGTCTCGGTCTCCCAGCGCCCGATGAACGTGCGTAGCGCGAGAATGGTGGCGTGCGGGTACTTTTCCCGGACGTTCGTCAGCAGATTCTCGTAGCCCGCCTGGAAGTCGGCGCCGACCACGCCGTGGCTGGTGTCGTTGGTGCCGAGATTGATGACGACCACATCGGCCTGGTAGCGCCGGAAGTCCCAGGTGGGCGCCCCGTCGACGGCGCTGGAGGCGGTGAACCGCTGCTCCAGGCCCACGCAGCCGATACCCCGGATGCTCTCCTGCGCCGTCAGTTCGCGCAGGCAGGCGCCGCCCTGGGCGATCTGGGTGTGCCGCACGCCGAGCTGCTCGCCGACCAGCCAGGGGTAGGAGGTGAGGGCGACCTGGCTGGAGGTCTGGCCGACGGTGATGGAGTCACCGAGGAACTCGACCACCTGGCGTGGCGTCCGGGTCGGCAGGGTCCGCGCCCCCTCGTCCAGGACGAGCCCCTGGAACACGGCGTCACCGTGGTAGGAGCCCGCGACGATCCGGTACGACACGGTGAGGGTGTGCCGGCCGCTCTCCAGCGGGGTGGGGGTGAGGTCGACGGTGCCGCTGACGTTGGACAGGTAGGTGTAGGCCCCGCCGTCGATGCTGTAGTAGAGCGAGATGGTGCCGCGCTGTTGCAGTTTCACCGTGGTGCCGGTGAAACTGGTGCGGAGGTAGGCGCCTGCCCACCCGGGGACGTAGGCGGTGGGGTCGGTGGTGTCCCAGCGGCCGACGAAGGAGATGTTGCGGTCGGTCGGCGAGCCGTCGCCGGTGTTGGTGCTCGTGGCTGCGCTCGTGGCTGTGCCGGTGGCCAGGGCCGGGGAGGCCGGCATTATGGCCAGGGCCGCCACGGCGAGGGCGACGACGGATCTTCTCAGCAGGCTCATGAGGGCTCACTTCCGCGGGAGGCCAGGCATGCGTCAGGGGAAAGTCTTTGATGCGTCTTTCGCGAAGTAATCCTCAGTTGGCGCGGGCGGACTGGCAAGCGTTTTCCCAGTTTTCCGGGATTTGCGGGGAGCGGTGCCGGCCGGAAGCTGTTCGGGGCGAATCGGCTGACCGGGCAGGAGGCCTTCGCTAGTGTCCCGGGCATGGATGGGGATCGGGGGGCCTCGGTCGAGGCGATGGCCGCGCTCTACGCGGCCGAGGAAAGCGCGATCATGAGCACCAACGGCTACATCTCGACGCTGATGGGGGCGGGCATCGCCTACATCGGTGTCACCCTGACCTTCACCGAGAAGTTCGGTGACGAGGTGTCGTGGTGGCTGGTCGCGCTGCTGCCGGTGCCCACCTGGCTGATCTCGGCCTACCAGATTCTGCTGGCGAATACCGTTTTCCTGCGCACCATCTCGGTGCGGATCCTGGAGAAGAGACTGGTCGGGACGGCTGGGTTCACGACCGCCGAGCACGATCTGATCGGAGGCTGGCGGTCCGACCTGGTGCGCGACATCCATTCTCCGCACAAGCCTTTCGCCGCCGGCACCCTGCTGGCCTACCTGGGTAACGTGCTGCTGGTGGTGGCTTATACGGCTTGGATCGTCTGGTTCGCCTGGGTACGGGGGCTGCACTGGTGGGGGCTGGCTTATGCGGCTGGTTATCTCGGGGCTTGCTGGATCGTCACGGCCAGCTGGTGGCGGGGGCAGGTCATCGCCTCACGGCAGAAGACCGAGGCGGTCAGGGTCGGGTTGCTGCGCGGCGACCTGCCGTTCTGAGGCGGTGGGTTCTGGTCTTCGTGGAGGCGCCCTGTCTCAGTCTGTCAGTGTCCCGGTCCGGGCGAGACGGGGCGGGTGACGGTCTGGTCGGGACGCCACGTCCCGTTGACGTGCTCGGCGATGCGCTCAGCCATCACGTTGGCTTCGGCCTGCACGTCCGCCGGTAGTGAGGCGGCCGCACGTTCCAGAGCGCCGGGCAGTTCTCGGCGCAGTTCCTCGACCCAGGCGACGCCCTGCTCCCCAGGGACACCGATCTGCTTGGCCGCTCGCTTCCAGTCGGAGATGCCGACGTCCAGAAATCGCCAGTGTTCTCCGATCTTCATGGCGGAGTCCAGGCGCTCGTACTGTGGATAGCAGGCCGCGGATGCGACGTCGTAGAGCGGGCCGATCTGGGCGCGGTTCCCGATCAGGATGAGTGAGTAGTTCTTGGCATGAGCGTCGGTGCCACCGATGAGGGCGTTGAGAGCGAGACCCTTGAAAAAGCGCTCAGCCGAGACGGTTCGGTCGTCCAGCTGGAGTTGCCGTATCAGCCTGCCGACTGCGGCCACGCCAGGGCCACCGTCATTCTGATACTTCTGGCTGGGGTGGACCGCCAGAGCCTGACACAGATCTTCCTGGTGAACCCGGTACCAGCGGCCGGCGTCGTCCTGGTTTCGGTCGTAGCGGTGCGAAATGACGGCGTGGACGTCAGCCACCTCGACCAGGCTCACCTCGGCCGTCAGGAGACCTGCCTGATAGGCGGTCCGCTGGCACAGCGCCTCGTTGACATGGTGACGCTGGAAGGCCCGCAGGGCGGGCTTGATGATGCAGTTGGTCGGTGTCGAATCCCGGGGAATGCCCAAGGCTCCGGTTTCGGGGTCGCGGAACAGCGCGTCTTCGGCTGGGCGCCCGCCAGGCTCCACCGGCCGCCGAACCGGCCGGGGTCCCAGTCCTCGTCGTGTTCGGCGAGATCACGTGCGAGCGAGGCGAAGTCGTCGTCGCTGAGCCACTCGATGTCACCGGTTCGCTCGGCGGCGTCGGACGCGTCCGCGTCGGGTGGCATGATCTGCACCGCGCCCGCAGCATCGCGGCCGACATGCCGTAGGAGCGAGAAGGGGTTTCTCGGGTTGGCGCCGTATTGCTGGCCCCAGCGTTGGCGGGCTGCGTCGGAGTCGGGGAGCAGCCCGTCGAGGTAGGCGCTGACCACCTTGTTCGTGTGCTTGCCTGCGGCCAGAGGCATGGACAGCGAAAGTGGTGTTGTGTCCGGGGCCGCTCGGTATTCCTCGTCGTAGGTGAAAGACAAGGCTCCCTGCGGCGACTGATGCACCTCACCGATGAATGTGCCGTCGAGGAAGACCTGCAACTGCTGCGGCCCTGCCATCAGCGTGCTCGTTTTGCGAACAGCGACACGAAGGGGTCGGTGGGGCCCTCGTCCTTGGCGCGGGAGGAGCGAGTGGCAGGCTCGGCTGTCGTTCTGCGCGAGCTGCGAGTAGCGTCGGACTTCCTGCTGGCCTGAGGTGTTTCGGGTGGAGGCGCCTCAGGCTCGGCCCGCGAGGCTGAGGCGGTGGCGGCGGGTTGTTGCTCGACGTCAAGAGCCAGGCCCAGGACGACCAGGGCGTCCAGGACCTTCTGGGTCTCCAGGCGAGGCTGACCGCTTTCCAGGCGCACGATCCAATCGCGGCCGACACCCAGACGATCGGCCAAGACAGCCTGGGTCATCCCCTGGGCACGCCTGGCGGCACGCACCAGTGCACCGATGTCGCGGACAGTGGTGACGCGCATCGCCCTGACCTTCTAGATACGTGGCTGCTTCCTGATTGACAAGTGTAGGCGTTCGGCAACTTTTTGGAAAGATGCCGAACGGCAACATCGGCTGGTGTGGTCGTTCGGCAACAGCCTGAGCAGAGTGGTCTCAAGGGGGCAGCGCATCTCCTTGTCCCGCAAGGAACGCTATGAGTTTCTCGTGGGGAGCGCGCCATCCTGGCCTCTGGCGGGGGCGGTCGTCGAGGAGGTCGGCGACCTCGTCCAGGGGACCTGGGTGTGCTCGGCCATCTCGGTGCCCGGGTCCCAGGGCGGG harbors:
- a CDS encoding SGNH/GDSL hydrolase family protein → MSLLRRSVVALAVAALAIMPASPALATGTATSAATSTNTGDGSPTDRNISFVGRWDTTDPTAYVPGWAGAYLRTSFTGTTVKLQQRGTISLYYSIDGGAYTYLSNVSGTVDLTPTPLESGRHTLTVSYRIVAGSYHGDAVFQGLVLDEGARTLPTRTPRQVVEFLGDSITVGQTSSQVALTSYPWLVGEQLGVRHTQIAQGGACLRELTAQESIRGIGCVGLEQRFTASSAVDGAPTWDFRRYQADVVVINLGTNDTSHGVVGADFQAGYENLLTNVREKYPHATILALRTFIGRWETETQAAVAARRTAGDRRVVYVDTTGWLTAEGLNDLVHPNDAGHAGIATELTPIVARYLRH
- a CDS encoding HipA domain-containing protein translates to MPRDSTPTNCIIKPALRAFQRHHVNEALCQRTAYQAGLLTAEVSLVEVADVHAVISHRYDRNQDDAGRWYRVHQEDLCQALAVHPSQKYQNDGGPGVAAVGRLIRQLQLDDRTVSAERFFKGLALNALIGGTDAHAKNYSLILIGNRAQIGPLYDVASAACYPQYERLDSAMKIGEHWRFLDVGISDWKRAAKQIGVPGEQGVAWVEELRRELPGALERAAASLPADVQAEANVMAERIAEHVNGTWRPDQTVTRPVSPGPGH
- a CDS encoding HipA N-terminal domain-containing protein: MAGPQQLQVFLDGTFIGEVHQSPQGALSFTYDEEYRAAPDTTPLSLSMPLAAGKHTNKVVSAYLDGLLPDSDAARQRWGQQYGANPRNPFSLLRHVGRDAAGAVQIMPPDADASDAAERTGDIEWLSDDDFASLARDLAEHDEDWDPGRFGGRWSLAGAQPKTRCSATPKPEPWAFPGIRHRPTASSSPPCGPSSVTMSTRRCASGPPIRQVS
- a CDS encoding helix-turn-helix domain-containing protein, which encodes MRVTTVRDIGALVRAARRAQGMTQAVLADRLGVGRDWIVRLESGQPRLETQKVLDALVVLGLALDVEQQPAATASASRAEPEAPPPETPQASRKSDATRSSRRTTAEPATRSSRAKDEGPTDPFVSLFAKRAR